Proteins encoded within one genomic window of Methanothrix harundinacea 6Ac:
- a CDS encoding KAP family NTPase: MRAKKGVDKMANHDQIDYLSPDKPLEDPELDRLGYSNFAEHLADSICKMAPLEGFVISVYGSWGSGKSTLINFIKYYLNQLPEDEQPIIVHFNPWWFSGQEDLTIHFFGQLQAELGKEKWITDPDKLKHLIAEFSDLLSKTPEPTINILARVINKFTKTHKSVSEFKDKIAKTLREQQKKILVIIDDIDRLTADEIRQLFRVIKSVADFPNVIYLLAFDKRVVINALEKTQDIPGAGEEYLEKIVQTPFELPIPDKNSLRSLLFEKLNLILTDTPEELFDKRYWLNVYFQGIDHFITTPRDVIRLTNTLNVTYPAVKGEVNSVDFIAIETLRVFCPIAYHMIGENEEEFTRHNKRDGFIDSKIEGLKKFHNSWIETVQDKDRESVKRLLTAIFPRVGSAWGGSNYGWDWESTWRRQLRVCSHDAFPMYFRLNLPEGSISYTEMKALLALADDPVAFANKLLELANQKRPDGTTRVRQFFEKLEDYTAEDVPEEAIPKILKVFFDIGDELLCPEDRDEMPFGNSIRIIRISRQLLLRFDENERYNILNKSMSEGRAISMIVHEVSVQRQGLDKHKEGEVGSGADEILINSDHLDLLEKIALEKVVEAAQNGTLLNISDLVYVLYWWNKFDKIEDIRHWVQEVITDDDVLAMFLEKFLSKGYKGYSDGYTEAYYRLDPRVLELFLDLSQIIDRARKIAYDEGITENQRNALKQFIKEYEILEGGEDPNDSWVRSKWKMD, encoded by the coding sequence ATGAGAGCAAAAAAAGGGGTCGATAAAATGGCGAATCACGATCAAATAGATTATTTATCACCAGATAAACCGCTAGAAGATCCTGAACTAGATCGATTAGGATACAGTAATTTTGCAGAGCACCTTGCAGATAGTATTTGCAAGATGGCTCCCCTTGAGGGATTTGTGATCTCAGTTTATGGGTCCTGGGGGTCAGGGAAATCAACATTAATAAATTTCATAAAATATTACCTAAATCAATTGCCTGAGGACGAACAGCCGATAATTGTACATTTTAATCCCTGGTGGTTTTCTGGTCAAGAAGATCTAACAATTCACTTTTTTGGCCAACTACAGGCTGAATTAGGCAAAGAGAAATGGATAACTGATCCTGACAAGTTAAAACACTTGATTGCAGAATTTTCGGATCTTTTATCTAAAACCCCTGAACCCACTATCAACATATTAGCGCGCGTAATAAATAAATTTACAAAAACTCATAAAAGTGTATCAGAATTTAAAGATAAAATTGCGAAAACATTACGAGAGCAGCAAAAGAAAATCTTAGTGATCATAGATGATATTGATCGTCTCACGGCTGATGAAATTCGACAGCTTTTCCGAGTTATTAAATCGGTTGCAGATTTTCCCAACGTCATTTACCTTCTAGCTTTTGATAAGCGAGTTGTTATAAACGCATTGGAAAAGACACAAGATATTCCTGGGGCTGGGGAAGAATATCTTGAGAAAATTGTTCAAACCCCATTTGAACTTCCCATTCCAGATAAGAACTCTCTTCGTTCACTACTTTTTGAGAAATTAAACCTAATTCTCACCGATACTCCTGAAGAACTATTTGATAAGAGATATTGGCTAAATGTTTACTTTCAAGGTATTGATCATTTCATAACCACACCCCGAGATGTTATCCGACTGACTAACACGTTGAACGTAACATATCCGGCTGTAAAAGGAGAAGTCAACTCTGTTGATTTCATTGCGATTGAAACCCTACGAGTCTTTTGCCCCATAGCGTATCACATGATTGGAGAAAATGAAGAAGAATTTACGAGACATAATAAAAGGGACGGCTTTATAGATTCAAAAATTGAAGGTCTCAAAAAGTTCCATAACTCTTGGATAGAAACAGTTCAGGATAAAGATCGTGAATCTGTCAAAAGATTGTTGACGGCGATTTTCCCCCGCGTGGGTTCGGCTTGGGGTGGTAGTAATTACGGTTGGGACTGGGAGTCTACATGGCGTAGGCAGCTTCGCGTATGCAGCCACGATGCATTCCCTATGTATTTCCGCTTGAATCTGCCAGAAGGCAGCATATCGTACACGGAAATGAAGGCTTTACTAGCTTTAGCCGATGATCCAGTGGCCTTCGCTAATAAACTTCTAGAACTTGCAAACCAAAAAAGACCAGATGGCACGACCCGTGTTAGGCAATTTTTTGAAAAACTCGAGGATTACACAGCTGAGGATGTCCCTGAAGAAGCTATACCTAAAATTTTAAAGGTATTTTTCGATATAGGAGATGAACTTCTGTGCCCAGAAGATAGAGATGAGATGCCATTTGGAAATAGCATTCGCATTATACGTATTTCACGGCAACTCTTACTTCGATTTGACGAAAATGAACGATATAATATCCTGAATAAATCCATGTCTGAGGGTCGAGCAATTTCGATGATCGTACATGAAGTAAGTGTCCAACGCCAAGGACTCGACAAGCATAAAGAGGGAGAGGTGGGAAGTGGTGCTGATGAAATACTTATCAATTCAGATCATCTCGATTTGTTGGAGAAAATCGCTCTCGAAAAGGTGGTTGAAGCTGCGCAAAACGGGACACTTCTTAATATATCAGATCTAGTATATGTCCTTTATTGGTGGAACAAATTCGATAAAATTGAAGATATAAGGCATTGGGTCCAAGAAGTTATAACTGATGACGACGTTTTAGCCATGTTTTTGGAGAAATTCCTTTCAAAAGGCTATAAGGGTTATTCCGATGGATACACAGAAGCCTATTACAGGCTCGACCCTAGAGTCCTGGAGCTGTTTCTCGATCTTTCTCAAATTATAGATCGTGCCAGAAAAATCGCCTATGATGAAGGGATAACAGAAAACCAAAGAAATGCACTAAAACAGTTCATCAAAGAGTACGAAATTCTTGAAGGTGGAGAAGATCCGAACGACTCATGGGTTAGGTCGAAATGGAAAATGGATTAG
- a CDS encoding nucleotidyltransferase family protein: protein MEVELSISAKKKTRSVSQRGVKTAEEIAEILRSQMPELSRRYKVASIGIFGSYLRGEADEESDIDLLVDLEDGDEPLTLLEFIALENHLSDLLGAKVDLVEKSALKPAIGRRILEEVQMV from the coding sequence ATGGAGGTTGAATTGTCCATATCGGCAAAGAAGAAGACGCGATCGGTATCTCAACGGGGGGTGAAGACCGCCGAGGAGATAGCCGAAATTCTGAGGTCGCAGATGCCGGAGCTCTCTCGTCGCTACAAGGTGGCGTCCATCGGGATCTTCGGCTCCTACCTCCGGGGCGAGGCGGACGAGGAGAGCGACATCGACCTTCTGGTGGATCTGGAGGATGGCGACGAGCCCCTCACCCTTCTGGAGTTCATCGCCCTCGAAAACCATCTGAGCGATCTCTTGGGGGCGAAGGTGGACCTGGTGGAGAAGAGCGCCCTCAAGCCCGCCATAGGCCGGCGCATCCTGGAGGAGGTTCAAATGGTATGA